One stretch of Myxocyprinus asiaticus isolate MX2 ecotype Aquarium Trade chromosome 23, UBuf_Myxa_2, whole genome shotgun sequence DNA includes these proteins:
- the LOC127414024 gene encoding dapper homolog 2-like has translation MLGKKVPGSGVLSAAAGMDRGRIGERLQAALAGLQELHFLRDKQNTMVHWALTLNREGPDTSNHENMSTEERRLEATLTLLKQQLTRLRRQDVGLKTHLQQLDQQISELKLDACKASTEHLESDSRPSSGFYDLSDGGSGSLSNSCTSVYSESLSSSSQTSLLPHLSSAYATHGHGGSRQAIVSRCCSADESTAQSDALRSIGVRLGSSCIRTTPVTAERARQRPVSMGDLDRVITSGLGSFKSSDVKTSTLSGSHSNPSVDPKYQSNLVSGNGTEVYCYPSPLHAVALQSPVFSLTSDQGRQAVAEGQNGKLGGGLEQINQNPNQGSTNSRSAVYINKLLQQSSIKINLLNKIRRNDPQEQRPRSLEVTYGQLNGPQFLGSLQQIKMSSENELETRKTTSALNISQQFMKKSSAETSSYGVKVPTHPAPCMDLQQNCLPVRNKESDSGLSEKGIELSTKESFLVSKPVERRSSFTHRIKEGKASFGDKGGPPQCEFVHAEFVPAGSQRVKVRHADKKMKSVKLRKKSSEKSSAKKLHQKHLSRERGLCTKNRVDLKQSSSCRGKVTSLDESQIHSCLDCSSNLHCFPNKPHLQQSQTAKSIKCCKGHYPEPVHPMDQVRKKQSSRKWPSASEIQLPPTLQTQRSKVMPPSRKAAMVRSISARPRSGQWGCSPRPLPHSLSTSSYFSYLESRYPAAPISGCHAPRCESEFSEYSAECASIFHSTIAASSDGEMSDYTTNCFGDSESSQGSQTASDSDGSLSMDEEDLLEEEEDNEGDLVWAQAAMGPTAAGLSQQQHHQPEPAACRIKASRALKKKIRRFQPASLKIMTLV, from the exons ATGTTGGGGAAAAAAGTACCTGGATCAGGTGTGTTGAGCGCAGCTGCAGGAATGGATCGGGGCAGGATAGGAGAGAGACTGCAGGCAGCACTGGCCGGACTACAAGAGCTCCATTTCCTCCGGGACAAACAGAACACTATGGTGCACTGGGCACTGACCCTAAACAGAGAGGGGCCCGACACATCAAACCATGAGAATATGAGCACAGAGGAGCGAAGACTTGAGGCAACACTCACTTTACTGAAACAACAGCTG ACACGTTTGCGCAGGCAGGATGTGGGATTGAAGACTCACCTGCAGCAGCTGGATCAGCAGATCAGTGAACTGAAACTGGATGCGtgtaaagcatcgactgaacacCTAGAGAGTGACAGCAGACCTAGCTCAG GGTTCTACGACCTCAGTGATGGTGGATCAGGCTCACTGTCCAACTCTTGTACCTCAGTCTACAGTGAGAGTCTGTCCTCTTCATCTCAAACCAGTCTCCTTCCTCATCTCTCCTCTGCATATGCCACACATGGCCATGGTGGTTCCAGACAAGCCATTGTATCCCGCTGTTGTTCTGCTGATGAGAGCACAGCCCAGTCCGATGCCCTGCGATCAATAGGAGTGAGGCTTGGAAGCAGTTGTATACGAACGACACCCGTTACTGCAGAAAGAGCGAGACAAAGACCTGTTTCCATGG GTGACCTCGACCGAGTGATCACATCCGGTCTTGGCTCCTTCAAATCCTCTGACGTGAAGACCTCCACCCTCTCTGGAAGCCACAGTAACCCCTCGGTAGACCCCAAATATCAGAGTAACCTGGTGTCTGGCAATGGGACAGAGGTGTACTGTTATCCCAGCCCACTGCACGCTGTGGCCTTACAAAGCCCCGTTTTCAGTCTCACAAGTGATCAGGGAAGGCAGGCAGTGGCTGAGGGACAGAATGGAAAGCTGGGAGGAGGACTTGAACAGATAAACCAGAACCCTAACCAGGGGTCCACAAATTCCAGGTCTGCAGTATACATCAACAAACTCCTGCAGCAAAGCTCCATTAAGATAAACctgttaaataaaataagaagAAATGACCCCCAGGAGCAAAGACCCAGATCCCTGGAAGTGACCTATGGACAGCTGAATGGTCCTCAGTTTCTTGGGTCCCTACAACAGATAAAAATGTCCTCAGAAAATGAACTGGAGACAAGAAAGACAACTTCAGCACTAAACATCAGTCAACAGTTTATGAAGAAATCTAGTGCAGAGACCAGTTCATATGGGGTCAAGGTCCCCACACACCCAGCACCTTGCATGGATCTCCAACAAAACTGCCTTCCAGTAAGAAACAAGGAATCTGACAGTGGACTCTCAGAAAAGGGTATTGAACTTTCTACCAAGGAATCATTTTTGGTCTCAAAGCCAGTAGAGAGGAGATCAAGTTTTACCCACAGAATTAAAGAAGGTAAAGCTTCTTTTGGTGATAAGGGTGGTCCACCTCAGTGTGAGTTTGTCCATGCAGAGTTTGTTCCTGCAGGGTCTCAGAGGGTGAAGGTGCGCCATGCTGATAAGAAAATGAAATCTGTGAAATTGAGGAAGAAGAGCTCAGAGAAATCCTCAGCAAAGAAACTTCATCAAAAACACTTGTCTCGAGAGAGGGGGCTCTGCACTAAGAACCGAGTTGACTTGAAGCAGTCCAGCTCGTGCAGAGGAAAAGTGACAAGTCTGGATGAGTCACAGATACACTCTTGCTTAGATTGCAGTAGTAACTTGCATTGCTTCCCGAACAAGCCTCACCTTCAACAGAGCCAAACCGCCAAGTCCATCAAGTGCTGCAAAGGTCATTACCCTGAACCTGTGCACCCTATGGACCAAGTTAGAAAGAAACAAAGCTCTCGGAAATGGCCTTCTGCCTCAGAGATTCAGTTGCCCCCAACTCTCCAAACCCAGAGATCCAAGGTGATGCCGCCCTCACGTAAGGCAGCCATGGTAAggagcattagtgcaaggcctcgCTCAGGTCAATGGGGTTGTTCTCCACGACCACTCCCTCACTCACTCTCCACCTCCTCATACTTCAGTTACTTGGAATCTCGATATCCGGCAGCTCCTATCTCCGGCTGCCACGCTCCTCGGTGTGAGTCAGAGTTTTCAGAGTATTCTGCGGAGTGCGCCTCGATCTTTCACTCTACTATTGCAGCAAGCAGTGACGGTGAGATGAGCGACTACACCACAAACTGTTTCGGAGACAGTGAGTCCAGCCAGGGCTCTCAGACAGCCTCAGATTCAGACGGCAGCCTCTCGATGGATGAAGAGGACCTGTTAGAGGAAGAAGAGGACAATGAAGGTGACTTGGTGTGGGCCCAGGCTGCCATGGGACCCACGGCAGCAGGTTTGTCTCAGCAGCAACATCATCAGCCAGAGCCAGCAGCCTGCCGCATCAAAGCATCCAGAGCACTGAAAAAGAAGATCCGCCGCTTTCAGCCAGCGTCACTCAAGATTATGACACTGGTGTAG